Proteins encoded within one genomic window of Homo sapiens chromosome 21, GRCh38.p14 Primary Assembly:
- the LOC102724428 gene encoding putative serine/threonine-protein kinase SIK1B isoform X1: MVIMSEFSADPAGQGQGQQKPLRVGFYDIERTLGKGNFAVVKLARHRVTKTQVAIKIIDKTRLDSSNLEKIYREVQLMKLLNHPHIIKLYQVMETKDMLYIVTEFAKNGEMFDYLTSNGHLSENEARKKFWQILSAVEYCHDHHIVHRDLKTENLLLDGNMDIKLADFGFGNFYKSGEPLSTWCGSPPYAAPEVFEGKEYEGPQLDIWSLGVVLYVLVCGSLPFDGPNLPTLRQRVLEGRFRIPFFMSQDCESLIRRMLVVDPARRITIAQIRQHRWMRAEPCLPGPACPAFSAHSYTSNLGDYDEQALGIMQTLGVDRQRTVEVPQEGLSTDPFRPALLCPQPQTLVQSVLQAEMDCELQSSLQWPLFFPVDASCSGVFRPRPVSPSSLLDTAISEEARQGPGLEEEQDTQESLPSSTGRRHTLAEVSTRLSPLTAPCIVVSPSTTASPAEGTSSDSCLTFSASKSPAGLSGTPATQGLLGACSPVRLASPFLGSQSATPVLQAQGGLGGAVLLPVSFQEGRRASDTSLTQGLKAFRQQLRKTTRTKGFLGLNKIKGLARQVCQVPASRASRGGLSPFHAPAQSPGLHGGAAGSREGWSLLEEVLEQQRLLQLQHHPAAAPGCSQAPQPAPAPFVIAPCDGPGAAPLPSTLLTSGLPLLPPPLLQTGASPVASAAQLLDTHLHIGTGPTALPAVPPPRLARLAPGCEPLGLLQGDCEMEDLMPCSLGTFVLVQ, translated from the exons ATGGTTATCATGTCGGAGTTCAGCGCGGACCCCGCgggccagggtcagggccagCAGAAGCCCCTCCGGGTGGGTTTTTACGACATCGAGCGGACCCTGGGCAAAGGCAACTTCGCGGTGGTGAAGCTGGCGCGGCATCGAGTCACCAAAACGCAG gttgcaataaaaataattgataaaacaCGATTAGATTCAAGCAATTTGGAGAAAATCTATCGTGAGGTTCAGCTGATGAAGCTTCTGAACCATCCACACATCATAAAGCTTTACCAG GTTATGGAAACAAAGGACATGCTTTACATCGTCACTGAATTTGctaaaaatggagaaatgtttG ATTATTTGACTTCCAACGGGCACCTGAGTGAGAACGAGGCGCGGAAGAAGTTCTGGCAAATCCTGTCGGCCGTGGAGTACTGTCACGACCATCACATCGTCCACCGGGACCTCAAGACCGAGAACCTCCTGCTGGATGGCAACATGGACATCAAGCTGGCAG attttggatttgggaATTTCTACAAGTCAGGAGAGCCTCTGTCCACGTGGTGTGGGAGCCCCCCGTATGCCGCCCCGGAAGTCTTTGAGGGGAAGGAGTATGAAGGCCCCCAGCTGGACATCTGG AGCCTGGGCGTGGTGCTGTACGTCCTGGTCTGCGGTTCTCTCCCCTTCGATGGGCCTAACCTGCCGACGCTGAGACAGCGGGTGCTGGAGGGCCGCTTCCGCATCCCCTTCTTCATGTCTCAAG ACTGTGAGAGCCTGATCCGCCGCATGCTGGTGGTGGACCCCGCCAGGCGCATCACCATCGCCCAGATCCGGCAGCACCGGTGGATGCGGGCTGAGCCCTGCTTGCCGGGACCCGCCTGCCCCGCCTTCTCCGCACACAGCTACACCTCCAACCTGGGCGACTACGATGAGCAGGCGCTGGGTATCATGCAGACCCTGGGCGTGGACCGGCAGAGGACGGTGGAG GTGCCTCAGGAAGGTCTTTCCACCGACCCTTTCCGACCTGCCTTGCTGTGCCCGCAGCCGCAGACCTTGGTGCAGTCCGTCCTCCAGGCCGAGATGGACTGTGAGCTCCAGAGCTCGCTGCAGTGG CCCTTGTTCTTCCCGGTGGATGCCAGCTGCAGCGGAGTGTTCCGGCCCCGGCCCGTGTCCCCAAGCAGCCTGCTGGACACAGCCATCAGTGAGGAGGCCAGGCAGGGGCCGGGCCTAGAGGAGGAGCAGGACACGCAGGAGTCCCTGCCCAGCAGCACGGGCCGGAGGCACACCCTGGCCGAGGTCTCCACCCGCCTCTCCCCACTCACCGCGCCAT GTATAGTCGTCTCCCCCTCCACCACGGCAAGTCCTGCAGAGGGAACCAGCTCTGACAGTTGTCTGACCTTCTCTGCGAGCAAAAGCCCCGCGGGGCTCAGTGGCACCCCGGCCACTCAGGGGCTGCTGGGCGCCTGCTCCCCGGTCAGGCTGGCCTCGCCCTTCCTGGGGTCGCAGTCCGCCACCCCAGTGCTGCAGGCTCAGGGGGGCTTGGGAGGAGCTGTTCTGCTCCCTGTCAGCTTCCAGGAGGGACGGCGGGCGTCGGACACCTCACTGACTCAAG GGCTGAAGGCCTTTCGGCAGCAGCTGAGGAAGACCACGCGGACCAAAGGGTTTCTGGGACTGAACAAAATCAAGGGGCTGGCTCGCCAGGTGTGCCAGGTCCCTGCCAGCCGGGCCAGCAGGGGCGGCCTGAGCCCCTTCCACGCCCCTGCACAGAGCCCAGGCCTGCACGGCGGCGCAGCCGGCAGCCGGGAGGGCTGGAGCCTGCTGGAGGAGGTGCTAGAGCAGCAGAG GCTGCTCCAGTTACAGCACCACCCGGCCGCTGCACCCGGCTGCTCCCAGGCCCCCCAGCCGGCCCCTGCCCCGTTTGTGATCGCCCCCTGTGATGGCCCTGGGGCTGCCCCGCTCCCCAGCACCCTCCTCACGTCGGGGCTCCCGCTGCTGCCGCCCCCACTCCTGCAGACCGGCGCGTCCCCGGTGGCCTCAGCGGCGCAGCTCCTGGACACACACCTGCACATTGGCACCGGCCCCACCGCCCTCCCCGCTGtgcccccaccacgcctggccaggctGGCCCCAGGTTGTGAGCCCCTGGGGCTGCTGCAGGGGGACTGTGAGATGGAGGACCTGATGCCCTGCTCCCTAGGCACGTTTGTCCTGGTGCAGTGA
- the LOC102724428 gene encoding putative serine/threonine-protein kinase SIK1B, producing the protein MVIMSEFSADPAGQGQGQQKPLRVGFYDIERTLGKGNFAVVKLARHRVTKTQVAIKIIDKTRLDSSNLEKIYREVQLMKLLNHPHIIKLYQVMETKDMLYIVTEFAKNGEMFDYLTSNGHLSENEARKKFWQILSAVEYCHDHHIVHRDLKTENLLLDGNMDIKLADFGFGNFYKSGEPLSTWCGSPPYAAPEVFEGKEYEGPQLDIWSLGVVLYVLVCGSLPFDGPNLPTLRQRVLEGRFRIPFFMSQDCESLIRRMLVVDPARRITIAQIRQHRWMRAEPCLPGPACPAFSAHSYTSNLGDYDEQALGIMQTLGVDRQRTVESLQNSSYNHFAAIYYLLLERLKEYRNAQCARPGPARQPRPRSSDLSGLEVPQEGLSTDPFRPALLCPQPQTLVQSVLQAEMDCELQSSLQWPLFFPVDASCSGVFRPRPVSPSSLLDTAISEEARQGPGLEEEQDTQESLPSSTGRRHTLAEVSTRLSPLTAPCIVVSPSTTASPAEGTSSDSCLTFSASKSPAGLSGTPATQGLLGACSPVRLASPFLGSQSATPVLQAQGGLGGAVLLPVSFQEGRRASDTSLTQGLKAFRQQLRKTTRTKGFLGLNKIKGLARQVCQVPASRASRGGLSPFHAPAQSPGLHGGAAGSREGWSLLEEVLEQQRLLQLQHHPAAAPGCSQAPQPAPAPFVIAPCDGPGAAPLPSTLLTSGLPLLPPPLLQTGASPVASAAQLLDTHLHIGTGPTALPAVPPPRLARLAPGCEPLGLLQGDCEMEDLMPCSLGTFVLVQ; encoded by the exons ATGGTTATCATGTCGGAGTTCAGCGCGGACCCCGCgggccagggtcagggccagCAGAAGCCCCTCCGGGTGGGTTTTTACGACATCGAGCGGACCCTGGGCAAAGGCAACTTCGCGGTGGTGAAGCTGGCGCGGCATCGAGTCACCAAAACGCAG gttgcaataaaaataattgataaaacaCGATTAGATTCAAGCAATTTGGAGAAAATCTATCGTGAGGTTCAGCTGATGAAGCTTCTGAACCATCCACACATCATAAAGCTTTACCAG GTTATGGAAACAAAGGACATGCTTTACATCGTCACTGAATTTGctaaaaatggagaaatgtttG ATTATTTGACTTCCAACGGGCACCTGAGTGAGAACGAGGCGCGGAAGAAGTTCTGGCAAATCCTGTCGGCCGTGGAGTACTGTCACGACCATCACATCGTCCACCGGGACCTCAAGACCGAGAACCTCCTGCTGGATGGCAACATGGACATCAAGCTGGCAG attttggatttgggaATTTCTACAAGTCAGGAGAGCCTCTGTCCACGTGGTGTGGGAGCCCCCCGTATGCCGCCCCGGAAGTCTTTGAGGGGAAGGAGTATGAAGGCCCCCAGCTGGACATCTGG AGCCTGGGCGTGGTGCTGTACGTCCTGGTCTGCGGTTCTCTCCCCTTCGATGGGCCTAACCTGCCGACGCTGAGACAGCGGGTGCTGGAGGGCCGCTTCCGCATCCCCTTCTTCATGTCTCAAG ACTGTGAGAGCCTGATCCGCCGCATGCTGGTGGTGGACCCCGCCAGGCGCATCACCATCGCCCAGATCCGGCAGCACCGGTGGATGCGGGCTGAGCCCTGCTTGCCGGGACCCGCCTGCCCCGCCTTCTCCGCACACAGCTACACCTCCAACCTGGGCGACTACGATGAGCAGGCGCTGGGTATCATGCAGACCCTGGGCGTGGACCGGCAGAGGACGGTGGAG TCACTGCAAAACAGCAGCTATAACCACTTTGCTGCCATTTATTACCTCCTCCTTGAGCGGCTCAAGGAGTATCGGAATGCCCAGTGCGCCCGCCCCGGGCCTGCCAGGCAGCCGCGGCCTCGGAGCTCGGACCTCAGTGGTTTGGAG GTGCCTCAGGAAGGTCTTTCCACCGACCCTTTCCGACCTGCCTTGCTGTGCCCGCAGCCGCAGACCTTGGTGCAGTCCGTCCTCCAGGCCGAGATGGACTGTGAGCTCCAGAGCTCGCTGCAGTGG CCCTTGTTCTTCCCGGTGGATGCCAGCTGCAGCGGAGTGTTCCGGCCCCGGCCCGTGTCCCCAAGCAGCCTGCTGGACACAGCCATCAGTGAGGAGGCCAGGCAGGGGCCGGGCCTAGAGGAGGAGCAGGACACGCAGGAGTCCCTGCCCAGCAGCACGGGCCGGAGGCACACCCTGGCCGAGGTCTCCACCCGCCTCTCCCCACTCACCGCGCCAT GTATAGTCGTCTCCCCCTCCACCACGGCAAGTCCTGCAGAGGGAACCAGCTCTGACAGTTGTCTGACCTTCTCTGCGAGCAAAAGCCCCGCGGGGCTCAGTGGCACCCCGGCCACTCAGGGGCTGCTGGGCGCCTGCTCCCCGGTCAGGCTGGCCTCGCCCTTCCTGGGGTCGCAGTCCGCCACCCCAGTGCTGCAGGCTCAGGGGGGCTTGGGAGGAGCTGTTCTGCTCCCTGTCAGCTTCCAGGAGGGACGGCGGGCGTCGGACACCTCACTGACTCAAG GGCTGAAGGCCTTTCGGCAGCAGCTGAGGAAGACCACGCGGACCAAAGGGTTTCTGGGACTGAACAAAATCAAGGGGCTGGCTCGCCAGGTGTGCCAGGTCCCTGCCAGCCGGGCCAGCAGGGGCGGCCTGAGCCCCTTCCACGCCCCTGCACAGAGCCCAGGCCTGCACGGCGGCGCAGCCGGCAGCCGGGAGGGCTGGAGCCTGCTGGAGGAGGTGCTAGAGCAGCAGAG GCTGCTCCAGTTACAGCACCACCCGGCCGCTGCACCCGGCTGCTCCCAGGCCCCCCAGCCGGCCCCTGCCCCGTTTGTGATCGCCCCCTGTGATGGCCCTGGGGCTGCCCCGCTCCCCAGCACCCTCCTCACGTCGGGGCTCCCGCTGCTGCCGCCCCCACTCCTGCAGACCGGCGCGTCCCCGGTGGCCTCAGCGGCGCAGCTCCTGGACACACACCTGCACATTGGCACCGGCCCCACCGCCCTCCCCGCTGtgcccccaccacgcctggccaggctGGCCCCAGGTTGTGAGCCCCTGGGGCTGCTGCAGGGGGACTGTGAGATGGAGGACCTGATGCCCTGCTCCCTAGGCACGTTTGTCCTGGTGCAGTGA